Genomic window (Sphingobacteriales bacterium):
TACAGCGACGATGACGGTGATAGTGAATGTAATAACCGCCACCTCCGAACGGTTTAGCCTGTTATGAAACGCCACCTCAATGCAAGCACCTGTGCTTGGGAGGTGAGCGGTGTTGAGCCACCTGCTCCGACAAATTTGGCTGTTATGAAACGGCTACTTTTGATGGGGGTTGCTTGTGTTGGTTGTGAGCGGCGTTCCACCGATATAAGCTGGCATTATGGTGTTAGTTGATTGCCAATCTATAACAACTTTGGCTTGTGTGCATACTCCGATACCACCGCCGAATTGGATGATAATGATTGCAGTAGCAGGACAGCTACGATACAACAACTTGTGCCCGTGAGCATAGCCGGTTCTCGCCGAATTGGCAGTGATGACAATGATTGCGGTACGCAAGACAGCTACAACACGACAGCTGCACCTGTGAGCATACTCGGTTCCGCCGCCGATATGCGATGACAATGATTGGCACCGATGACAGCTATGACAGCATTACGTGGCCAATGCGTTTATACACCCAATGGTTTGGTGTTTTTGGTGTTTACCGCACTTTCGCCGATCTGTTCATGGACAACATTATGTTACCGACTACCCCAAGAAACAGCATAGGAGGCAGCCGAGTCCTGCGGTGAATAAATACAGCGACCACGACTTATACCTTCACGCCGAGTGGTGGACAATGGCGTACAGTGACCTTGACGAGTGACGGTGAACAATCAAACGCCCTGGTTTCACTGATTGCCGCAATTTGTTCGGGTGGTAGTATTACTTTACCGACTACTTCAACGAATGGCATCAGGGCAGCTGATTCCTGCGTCGAACAATACCGCTACACGACTTATACGTTTACCCGGAGTGGGGGCAATGCGCGAGTACGTCAGCGATGACGGTGGTGATTCAAAATGCAGTTGTTCCACAGTTCAGTATAGAGAATACGTATTGCAACGAGCGGCGACACGTTGCTCTCGGTATCGGACAATGGAATAACGGGAGTCTGGAGTCGGCGCGATATCGAACAGCAGTTCGGTGGTTATACCTTCACGCCACAGGTGAACAATTGTGCGTTGCCCTTATATTAGATGACGATTACGTCGGGAGCCGTGCGGAGTTTTCTCGACAGACAGCCATTGTTGGGAAGGAAGTGGTAGCTGTGCTGCCTTCGGTATCGGACAACGGAATAGCGGGTACTGGGTACCGGGAGTGATTTCGAATAGGCGAGTTTTGATTATACGTTTACTCCTGCCAGGGTGTGGTCAACCCTATATCCCGAGTGTAACGGTGAGTCCTGCGGTGACACCGACGTTTACGCCGATGGATCCTTTGAGCAGCAGTTCGGGGGTATTGGTGTTGCACCACGAACAACGGAGTGACGGGGACGTGGAGTCCTGCGAGTATCAATCGGGCCACGCCAACTCCCTGTCATTGCCACCTTCACTCCGAGCAGCAATCCTTGTGCGCAAAGCACTACAATGACCATAGAAATTACCGATGTCGTGACGGCGAGTTTCACGGATTTTCCAAGTTTATGTCAGGCGATGCGGTATTTACGCTACCGATCATCTCTTCCAATGGGGTTGTTGGGAGTTGGGCACCGACGAGTGTGAATCCATCTACGATGCCACCGTGGTGAATGCGATGTTTACACCGGGCGGGAGCCTGTGCCCAGAGTTTGGTGGTACCGATCGCATTGGGGATAGAGGGCTGTACGAATCCGACGGCAGAGAATTACAATCCGAATGCGAGTTGTGAAGACGGCTCTTGTGTCTTCATTTGTCCCGACCCCGGAAATTGTGATGACGGGCAATGTTTGAATGGTGCAGAGTGGTGGAATGCTACGCTGTGTCAATGTGCCCCCGGAGAACCCGTTATTCCGGCGAATTGTGATGATGGGAATTGTTACAACGGCTTGGAGGTTTGGGATGATATGAGTTGTTCCTGTTTGGCGGGCGAACCTCCGGTGATACCGAATTGCAACGACAATATCTGTAGTACATTAGATGTCTATGATCCATTTATATGTGAATGTACGCACGAGTTCATAGACCCGCCGAGTTGTGATGACGGGGATTGCAATACTTTAGACAGCTATATAGCGTCACAATGCACCTGTGTTCATACGGTCATCGTACCATTGTGCAATGACGGGGACTGTACGACCGAAGACACCTACGATGCGCAGATTTGCCTATGCATCAATACGCCAATCCTTCCTCCAAGTTGTGATGATGGGGATTGTCAGACGGCAGACAGCTACAACTCATCTATCTGTGAATGCGAACACGAACCGATCGCATTGCCGGTATGCGATGACAACCCTGCAGCACGACAGACACCTACGACAGTGCGAGCTGTTCTTGTGTGTTTACGCCGCTACCGCCTCCGAGTTGTGATGACGGGGATTGTCAGACGGCAGATGTGTATAACTTTTTGACTTGCGAATGTGAGTACAGCCCTATAGAGCCGGGAGCCTGCGATGACAACAATTGCGGAACAGCGGACAGCTATGATGAGGGACTGTGTCAGTGTGTGAACACGCCGATACCTCCGCCGAATTGTGATGATGGAGATTGCAGCACGGCAGACAGCTACAACAGTTTGACCTGTACCTGTGTGTATACGCCGATATCGCCACCAAATTGTGATGACAATGACTGCGGGACAGCAGACAGTTACGATGCGGCTACGTGCAGTTGCAGCCATAGCATCATACCTCCGCCGAATTGTGATGACGGAGATTGCAGCACGGCAGACAGCTACAATAGTTTGACCTGTACCTGTGTGCATACGCCGATATCGCCACCAAATTGTGATGACGGAGATTGCGGGACGGCAGACAGTTACGATGCGGCTACGTGCAGTTGCAGCCATACTATCATACCGCCGCCGAATTGTGATGACAATAACTGTATACAGCAGATGTTTATAATACGCAAACGTGTCAGTGTGAGCACAATGCGATTACACCGGAGCTGCGAGGACAATGATTGCAGCACGGCGGATAGTTATGATGCAGCTGCGTGTGCCTGTGTACATACGCCGATACCGCCATTGGTTTGCGATGACGGGGATTGTAATACAGCCGACAGCTACGACAGCAATACGTGTAGCTGTATCTACCTCCCTGTACTGCCACCAAATTGCGATGATGGGGATTGCGGGACGATAGACAGCTACAACAGCAGCACTTGCAGTTGCGAGCACACGGCAGTAAATCCGGGCAGTTGTGATGACGGGGATTGCGGGACGGCAGACAGTTACGACAGCAGCCTTTGTCAGTGTGTAAATACGCAGATACCTCCGCCGAATTGCGATGACGGAGATTGCCAGACGGCAGACAGCTACGACAGCACGACCTGTACCTGCGTAAATACTTTGATACCGCCGCCAAGTTGTGATGACGGGGATTGCAATACGGCAGATGTTTACAATACCCAGACTTGCGCCTGTGAAAATAACCCGATAACACCGGGAGCTTGCGATGATCAGGATTGCACGACGGCAGACAGCTATGATGTGGCGGCTTGTGCCTGTGTAAACACCCCAATACCGCCGCCGGATTGTGATGACAATGATTGCCAGACGGCAGATAGCTACGACAGTACAACCTGTACTTGTGTAAACACCCAAATACCGCCGCCAAGTTGTGATGACAATGATTGTAATACGGCAGATAGCTACGACAGTGCTACTTGTACTTGTGTAAACACGCCGATACCGCCACCGGATTGTGATGACAACGATTGCAATACGGCAGACAGCTATGACAGTGCTACTTGCAGTTGTATAAACACGCTGCTACCGCCACCGGATTGTGATGACAATGATTGCAACACGGCAGATGTGTATAATATACAGACTTGTGTCTGTGAGCATAACCCGATAACACCGGGAGCTTGTGATGATGGGAACTGCGGCACAGCGGACAGCTATGATGCGGTGCTTTGTGAATGTGTGAACACCCAAATACCGCCACCGGATTGCGATGACAATGATTGCAACACGGCAGACAGCTACGATGCGGCTACTTGCAGTTGTATAAACACGCCGATACCGCCACCGGATTGTGATGACAATGATTGCAACACGGCAGATGTGTATAATATACAGACTTGTGTCTGTGAGCACAACCCGATAACACCGGGAGCTTGCGATGATGGGAACTGCGGCACGGCGGACAGCTATGATGCGGTGCTTTGTGAATGTGTGAACACTCAAATACCGCCACCGGATTGCGATGACAATGATTGCACGACAGCAGACAGCTATGATGCGGCTACTTGCAGTTGTATAAACACGCTGCTACCGCCACCGGATTGTGATGACAATAATTGCAACACGGCAGATGTGTATAATATACAGACTTGTGTCTGTGAGCACAACCCGATAACACCGGGAGCTTGCGATGATGGGAACTGCGGCACGGCGGACAGCTATGATGCGGTGCTTTGTGAATGTGTGAACACTCAAATACCGCCACCGGATTGCGATGACAATAACTGCAACACGGCAGACAGCTACGACAGCACGACGTGTACCTGTGTAAATAGTTTGATACCGCCGCCAAGTTGTGATGACAACGATTGTGGCACAGCGGACAGCTATGACGACAATACTTGTACCTGCGAGCATACGCCGATAGCGGCTCCTGATTGCGATGACAATGATTGCACGACAGCGGACAGCTACGACAGCACGACGTGTACCTGTGTACACACGGTGGTTTCGGGTCAGCCGAATGCGGGGATCAACAGCAGTGGGGAACATTGTATAGAGTCGGGGGAAGTGAGTTTGTTGTCGTTGATGGAGGGCAATCCGGACAGTGGGGGCGTATGGACGGACGGCAGTGGCGCGGTGGTGAGGGGTTTGTTCACGGCGGCGGCAGTGGGGAACTACAATTTTACCTACACCTTAACAGACGGGGATTGCAGCGATGTGGCGCAATTGAGCCTGACGGTGATGCAATGCAACAATATAGCACCGGAGATACCGGAGTTATATATACCGACTGCTTTTAGTCCGAATGGTGATGGAGTGAATGATGTATGGCAGTTGAGCGGCAAGAAGGATATTGCGAAGATCCACGTATCGGTGTTCAACCGTTGGGGGAATGAGGTATATGAGAGCGATGAGATAGACTTCCAGTGGGACGGATTTTACAAAGACACCGAACAGGAAATGGAGGTTTATACGTTCTATATTGTAGTGACATTTGACAACGGGAAAGAAAAATACTACGAAGGAAATTTGACATTGGTACGATAGAATTGTACTGATATGACATTTTTAAAGACTGCTCTTTAACGAAGGGCAGTCTTTTTTATTAGGTACTGATTAAGAATGTATGCTGGTGATTTTTGCAAAAAGTTGTCATATTGACAACCCAAAAGGGCAAAACCAACTTAAATTAGTATGTCTGAAATACTGGTTCAAGTGGTTTGCCCTCATTGTGAGGATACAAATGTAAAAAAAATGGCAAAAAAGCCAATGGTACTCAAAATTTCTATTGTTATAAGTGCAAAAAACAATTTCAATTTGCCTACAAATACAAAGGAGCAGATCCTCGTATTAAACGGCAGGTTCGCTGTATGACCTTCAATGGCAGTGGTATCAGAGATATTCAAAGGGTCTGTAGAATAAGCATCGCGGGCATCTTATTGATCTTGCGCAAGTGGTTCAGACAAATAGAAGAGCCTATTGTTCAAGGACATTTTAAGAAGGTCCAAATTGATGAAATGTGGACTTTTGTCAAACATCGCAAACAAGGCAAACGCTGGCTTTGGTATGCTTATGACGCAGATTCTGGTCAAATTTTAGCTTTTTACATCGGAAAACGCAATAATTCGGCTTGCAAAGCTCTGATGAGAAAACTTGCTCATTTACAAATTGATTCCTACCGAACCGATGATTGGAAGTCTTATAAAAAGTACATTGCTCCTCAAAAGCATATTATCGCAAAGGCTAAAACTACCCATATTGAAAGGCGCAACCGAGATTTCAGAACACATTTAAAAGGCTCTGTCGCCAAACCGTTTGCTTTTCTAAGAAAGATGATATGCACTACGGTATCATTAAAACTTATATCTTTCTTAGAAACAAGTTCCGTACCCCTCTTAATATTCAGCATACATTTTAAATCACTACCTTTTATTATTGAGGTTACAGTAATTGTATTTATTTTTGCTGTGGTTCGTACTCTGTATAATGTGGAACCATTTAGGTATTGATTTGAAATGCTTTTATTTATACTTAAAGCATCAGAAATTTATATTTTTTAAAACAGTATTTTTATTTTTTCACCAATAGCAAAGGCTCTTATGTCCTCCAAAAAATCTTCTCCATTGCGCAAGAACCGTTTTATGACGGATTCAGGTATAGAAATCAATAATAATTATGATTTACCTTCCGGTTTTCAAAAAGAAGAAGCCGGAAATTTCCCTTTTACGCGCGGTATTCATACCGAAATGTATCGCTCGCGCTTGTGGACGATGCGACAATATGCCGGATTCTCTACTGCCGAAGAATCTAACCGCCGCTATCATTATCTTTTACAGCAGGGTGTTATGGGACTTTCGGTAGCTTTTGATTTGCCCACTCAAATCGGCTACGACAGCGACCACCCACTTGCCGAAGGAGAGGTGGGCAAAGTGGGTGTAGCCATCGACAGTCTTGAGGATATGGAGATTTTATTTAAAGGAATTCGCTTGCAGGATATTTCTACTTCAATGACCATCAATGCAAGTGCTTTTATTTTATTGGCTTTGTATGTGGCTCTTGCAAAACGGCAGGGTGCGGATTTGCGCCAAATTTCGGGAACTATCCAAAATGATATTTTAAAAGAATATGCGGCACGCGGCACTTATATTTACCCGCCGCAGGCATCTATGAAAATTATCACCGATATTTTTGAATGGTGCAGTGCCGAATTGCCTAAATTCAATACAATTTCTATTTCGGGTTATCATATCCGCGAAGCAGGCTCTACGGCGGCGCAGGAATTGGCTTTTACGCTCGCCAACGGCAAAGCATACGTAGAAGCGGCATTGAGCAAAGGCTTGGATATTAATGTTTTTGGGCAGCGTTTGTCGTTTTTCTTTAATGCCCATAATAATTTTTTTGAAGAAATTGCCAAATTCAGGGCTGCACGCCGTTTGTGGGCGAATATGATGAAATCTTTAGGTGCTGATGACCCGCGCGCTCAGATGTTGCGTTTTCATACCCAAACCGGCGGTAGCACGCTCACTGCCCAGCAACCCCACAATAATATTGTGCGCGTAACTTTGCAGGCATTGGCGGCGGCTTTGGGCGGCACGCAGAGTTTGCACACTAACGGCTACGACGAAGCCCTTTCTTTGCCTACTGAGGCGGCAGCGCGTATTGCATTGCGCACCCAACAAATCATCGCAGAAGAAAGCGGCATCGCTGACACGGTGGATCCGCTTGCCGGTTCTTATTTTGTGGAAACATTAACGGCAGAATTGGAAGCAGCAGCTCAAAAATATATGGATCAGATAGCTGCTATGGGCGGGGCGGTAAAAGCAATTGAAGCCGGAATGATGCAAAATGAAATTGCGCGGGCATCTTACGAATATCAGAAAGCGATAGAAAGCGGTGCACAGAGTATAGTGGGGGTGAATAAATATGTAGTAGATGAAGCTCCTTACAACGAAACTTTTAAAATAGACGACAGTATCAGGGTGTTGCAGAGCGAAAAACTGCGCCAACTTCGCGCCCGCCGCAACAATGCCGCCGTACAAGCTATCCTCTTGCAACTCCGCGAAGCGACACTCGCCGACCAAAATATTATGCCTATCGTGGTAGAGGCTGTGGAACAATATGCTACTTTGGGCGAAATAGCGGATACATTACGCCAAATTTATGGCGAGTATGAGGGGTGAAATAGTGTTGAAATAATTGATTTTTAATTCCTTTAAAAAAATACATAAAAAAACATTTATTCACTGTTGTGAATTGCAGTGGGTTTAAATTTGTTTTTTTTGAGGCTTGTGTTGTTCATTTTATTTCTTTGTTTTGCGAAAGTGTAACGCGGCTTTGTAAGGGTGTAACCTGACATTGTTTCAGTGTAACCTGACATTGTTTCAGTGTAACGTGGCTTTGCGAGGGTGTGAGATGGCTTTGCGAAAGTGTAACGCGGCTTTGTAAGGGTGTAACCTGACATTGTTTCAGTGCAACCTGACATTGTTTCAGTGTAACGCGGCTTTGCGAGGGTGTGAGATGGCTTTGCGAAAGTGTAACGCGGCTTTGTAAGGGTGTAACCTGACATTGTTTCAGTGCAACCTGACATTGTTTCAGTGTAACGCGGCTTTGCGAGGGTGTGAGATGGCTTTGCGAAAGTGTAACGCGGCTTTGTAAGGGTGTAATCTGACATTGTTTCAGTGCAACCTGACATTGTTTCAGTGCAACGCGGCTTTGCGAGGGTGTGAGATGGCTTTGCGAGGGTGTAACGCGGCTTTGCGGTCGTGCAATACGGTGATGATGCGGAGGCGTGTAAAATAAACTGTGCTATTCGTAAGAAATAGGGTTGTTTAAATGTGAATTTGAATACGGTGGTTTGGGAATATAATTTTGAGTTGAGCAATGGCGATAGTCCAGTTGGATAGGGGCATCTTCCACTTATTCTGAATATTTTTAGCCGCTAGAAAGATGAACTTTATCAAAGCCATATCGGAGGGGAAAGCTCCCTTGTTTTTGGTAACTTTTCGGATTTGGCGATGATAACTCTCACTTTGGGGGTGATATATCTCCTATTCTATAAGAATATCACCTCTAAAGAGGTTAAAAAGGTGTGTTTTTATTTCTCTACTAATATATCAATCCTAACGGGTTTTTTATAAGCGCGTAATGAATCCATAGCAAATAAATTGAGTATTGTTCTCATCATAATTTGACTGTGAAACAGCAGTAACTCAGTATTTTTTAATTAGCCCTTGAATATCAGCAAAAATATCTTACAATATATAAAATCAATCGTCATCAAAAAATAAAATCATTCTCCCGAAAGGGAATAATTTATTTCTTAACCATTTAATTTTTTTTCGTTATGAGAAAAAACAAACAAGCTGCCGCGCTGTTTTCGAGGAAGGCGATAGCGCAGCAGCACATTTATTTTATTTGTCATAAGTTGGGGGGGGACTGCGTACCTGCTTCGCTTTATGGAAATCGCAAAGACTCATAACCGCTATGGCTGTGCTGCTGATATCAAGTAGAATTAACAGTTATAAAGTCAAATGTAAAGATACTGGACAAACCAATCATATAGAGCGTTGGAACAACACCATTCGGCAGGCTTTGGGTAGGCTCACGATAAAAACATTGTCTTTTTCTAAAAGCGAGTTTTTCAATGATATTGTTATCAGGCTTTTTATCATCAGATATAATATTGCCAAATTGCCAACAGTTAATTAAAAACCATTACCTTAAAGCTAATACAACTTTGTGCCTTTGAGCGAAACAACCGAATAATACATTTAAAAATAAAGATGCAAGCGGGGAGCAACTTGTAAAGTTAAATTTCATTCTTATATTTGCAACAAAATTAGATATAAAATATGCCGCAACCTAAAATCACCAAACAAATGTACTTAGAGTGGTACGAATCAATGCTGCGCCAACGCCGTTTTGAAGAGCGTGCCGGTATGTTGTACGGACAGGAAAAAATTCGCGGTTTTTGTCATTTATATATCGGTCAGGAAGCTGTGAGCACAGGAATTGTGGCAGCACTCAACGACAACGACCCCATCATTACCGCCTACCGCGACCACGGTTTTGCGTT
Coding sequences:
- a CDS encoding gliding motility-associated C-terminal domain-containing protein translates to MFTPLPPPSCDDGDCQTADVYNFLTCECEYSPIEPGACDDNNCGTADSYDEGLCQCVNTPIPPPNCDDGDCSTADSYNSLTCTCVYTPISPPNCDDNDCGTADSYDAATCSCSHSIIPPPNCDDGDCSTADSYNSLTCTCVHTPISPPNCDDGDCGTADSYDAATCSCSHTIIPPPNCDDNNCIQQMFIIRKRVSVSTMRLHRSCEDNDCSTADSYDAAACACVHTPIPPLVCDDGDCNTADSYDSNTCSCIYLPVLPPNCDDGDCGTIDSYNSSTCSCEHTAVNPGSCDDGDCGTADSYDSSLCQCVNTQIPPPNCDDGDCQTADSYDSTTCTCVNTLIPPPSCDDGDCNTADVYNTQTCACENNPITPGACDDQDCTTADSYDVAACACVNTPIPPPDCDDNDCQTADSYDSTTCTCVNTQIPPPSCDDNDCNTADSYDSATCTCVNTPIPPPDCDDNDCNTADSYDSATCSCINTLLPPPDCDDNDCNTADVYNIQTCVCEHNPITPGACDDGNCGTADSYDAVLCECVNTQIPPPDCDDNDCNTADSYDAATCSCINTPIPPPDCDDNDCNTADVYNIQTCVCEHNPITPGACDDGNCGTADSYDAVLCECVNTQIPPPDCDDNDCTTADSYDAATCSCINTLLPPPDCDDNNCNTADVYNIQTCVCEHNPITPGACDDGNCGTADSYDAVLCECVNTQIPPPDCDDNNCNTADSYDSTTCTCVNSLIPPPSCDDNDCGTADSYDDNTCTCEHTPIAAPDCDDNDCTTADSYDSTTCTCVHTVVSGQPNAGINSSGEHCIESGEVSLLSLMEGNPDSGGVWTDGSGAVVRGLFTAAAVGNYNFTYTLTDGDCSDVAQLSLTVMQCNNIAPEIPELYIPTAFSPNGDGVNDVWQLSGKKDIAKIHVSVFNRWGNEVYESDEIDFQWDGFYKDTEQEMEVYTFYIVVTFDNGKEKYYEGNLTLVR
- a CDS encoding methylmalonyl-CoA mutase, producing the protein MTDSGIEINNNYDLPSGFQKEEAGNFPFTRGIHTEMYRSRLWTMRQYAGFSTAEESNRRYHYLLQQGVMGLSVAFDLPTQIGYDSDHPLAEGEVGKVGVAIDSLEDMEILFKGIRLQDISTSMTINASAFILLALYVALAKRQGADLRQISGTIQNDILKEYAARGTYIYPPQASMKIITDIFEWCSAELPKFNTISISGYHIREAGSTAAQELAFTLANGKAYVEAALSKGLDINVFGQRLSFFFNAHNNFFEEIAKFRAARRLWANMMKSLGADDPRAQMLRFHTQTGGSTLTAQQPHNNIVRVTLQALAAALGGTQSLHTNGYDEALSLPTEAAARIALRTQQIIAEESGIADTVDPLAGSYFVETLTAELEAAAQKYMDQIAAMGGAVKAIEAGMMQNEIARASYEYQKAIESGAQSIVGVNKYVVDEAPYNETFKIDDSIRVLQSEKLRQLRARRNNAAVQAILLQLREATLADQNIMPIVVEAVEQYATLGEIADTLRQIYGEYEG